One Paralichthys olivaceus isolate ysfri-2021 chromosome 8, ASM2471397v2, whole genome shotgun sequence genomic region harbors:
- the osbp gene encoding oxysterol-binding protein 1 isoform X10, which yields MSEPKPPTPTPGDTYKGWLFKWTNYIKGYQRRWFVLSNGLLSYYRTQAEMGHTCRGTINLATANIAVEDSCNFVISNGGAQTYHLKASSEVERQRWITALELAKAKAVRMQAESDDSGDDCSTAPPTAGQGGGCRNSEIQSTLRTMGSKVEDLTTCNDLIVKHGSALQRSLSELEGIRVGGDMGEKIRQVTERATLFRITSNAMINACRDFLGMAQTHSKRWQKALMTERDQRIRLEETLEQLAKQHNHLERAFRGATVLPSSFSNPALGNKGGVSGKGDASDEDDDNEFFDAMEDPAEFITVPADPKYHRSGSNLSGFSSETGIDDQSVNFDELSLASNPESPQSLELEPVRQRRTHIPDKPNYYLNLWSIMKNCIGKELSKIPMPVNFNEPLSMLQRLSEDLEYYELLDKGAKCQSSLEQMCYVAAFTVSSYSTTVHRTGKPFNPLLGETFELDRLRECGYRSLCEQVSHHPPAAAHHAISEKGWTLRQEISLASKFRGKYLSIMPLGSIQCLFDKSDNHYSWKKVTTTVHNIIVGKLWIDQSGEIDVVNHKTGDRCHLKFAPYSYFSRDVPRKVTGVVTDKDGKAHYVLSGTWDEKMELSRVMQSSKGENGTEGKQRTVYQTLKAKEIWRKNPLPEGAENMYFFSTLALTLNEFEEGVAPTDSRRRPDQRLMEDGRWDEANAEKQRLEEKQRTARREREREAVKVACSPEEADAQETGTEASEVTDESAHQDNYQALWFEKLDDPVSGETLHVYKGGYWEAKDQGSWEICPDIF from the exons ATGTCAGAGCCGAAGCCCCCGACTCCGACCCCTGGAGACACGTACAAGGGTTGGCTCTTCAAATGGACTAACTACATAAAAGGTTATCAGAGACGCTGGTTTGTTTTGAGCAATGGACTGCTGTCGTATTACAG GACCCAGGCAGAGATGGGTCACACATGCAGAGGCACCATCAACTTGGCCACGGCCAATATTGCTGTGGAGGACTCGTGCAATTTTGTCATTTCCAACGGCGGAGCGCAAACCTACCACCTGAAGGCCAGCTCAGAGGTGGAGCGACAGCGATGGATCACGGCGCTCGAGCTTGCCAAAGCAAAGGCTGTTCGCATGCAGGCCGAATCTG ATGACTCCGGTGACGATTGTTCCACAGCTCCACCCACCGCAGGACAGGGTGGGGGCTGCCGTAACTCAGAAATCCAGTCCACACTTCGAACAATGGGCAGCAAGGTGGAGGACCTCACCACCTGCAACGATCTCATTGTCAAGCATGGTTCTGCCCTTCAAAG GTCTTTGTCAGAACTGGAGGGGATTCGTGTTGGAGGCGACATGGGGGAGAAGATCAGACAAGTCACAGAGAGGGCCACACTGTTCCGAATCACCTCTAATGCCATGATCAAC GCATGTCGAGACTTCCTCGGCATGGCCCAGACCCACAGTAAGCGCTGGCAGAAGGCCTTAATGACCGAGAGAGACCAGAGGATACGGTTGGAGGAGACTCTGGAGCAGCTGGCTAAACAGCACAACCATTTGGAGCGAGCTTTCAGAGGAGCTACTGTTCTCCCCTCTTCATTCAGCAATCCCGCTTTAGGTAACAAAG GTGGTGTTTCAGGAAAGGGGGATGCCAGTGACGAGGATGATGACAATGAGTTCTTTGATGCTATGGAAGATCCAGCAGAGTTTATAACTGTCCCTGCTGACCCCAAGTATCACAG ATCTGGCAGTAATCTTAGTGGGTTCAGCAGTGAGACCGGGATTGACGatcagtctgtgaat TTTGATGAACTGTCTTTGGCATCTAATCCGGAGTCTCCTCAGTCTCTGGAGCTAGAGCCAGTTCGACAGAGACGGACTCATATTCCTGACAAGCCCAACTATTACCTCAATCTGTGGAGCATCATGAAGAATTGCATTGGAAAGGAGCTCTCAAAGATACCAATGCCT GTAAATTTCAATGAGCCCCTCTCCATGCTGCAACGTCTGTCCGAAGACCTGGAATACTACGAGCTGCTGGACAAGGGTGCTAAATGTCAGAGTTCTCTGGAGCAGATGTGTTACGTCGCCGCTTTCACGGTCTCCTCCTACTCTACGACTGTCCACCGCACAGGGAAACCCTTCAATCCACTGCTGGGAGAAACCTTTGAGCTCGACCGACTCAGAGAGTGTGGCTACCGCTCCCTGTGTGAGCAG GTGAGTCACCACccacctgctgcagctcatcatgccATCTCTGAGAAGGGTTGGACACTCAGACAGGAAATAAGTCTGGCCAGCAAGTTTAGAGGAAAATATCTCTCTATCATGCCCCTGG GTTCTatccagtgtttgtttgataagAGCGACAATCACTACTCTTGGAAAAAAGTAACTACAACAGTCCACAACATTATTGTGGGGAAACTGTGGATCGATCAG TCAGGGGAGATAGATGTGGTGAACCACAAGACAGGAGATCGCTGCCACCTCAAGTTTGCTCCCTACAGTTACTTCTCCAGAGATGTACCCAGAAAG GTAACCGGAGTAGTAACAGATAAGGATGGAAAGGCCCACTATGTGCTGTCAGGAACATGGGACGAGAAGATGGAGTTGTCTCGGGTAATGCAGAGCAGTAAAGGCGAGAACGGCACAGAGGGCAAACAGAGGACTGTGTATCAGACCCTCAAAGCCAAAGAAATCTggagaaagaacccattacc agagggagcagagaacATGTACTTCTTCTCCACACTGGCCTTGACTCTCAATGAATTTGAGGAGGGAGTGGCGCCAACAGACAGTCGTCGTCGCCCTGACCAGCGGTTAATGGAGGACGGCCGCTGGGACGAGGCTAACGCAGAGAAACAGAGGCTAGAAGAAAAACAGCGCACGGCCCGtagagaaagggagagggaaGCCGTTAAAGTCGCCTGCTCACCTGAGGAAG CTGATGCACAGGAGACTGGCACAGAAGCAAGTGAGGTTACTGATGAAA gTGCCCATCAAGACAACTACCAAGCCCTGTGGTTTGAGAAGTTAGATGACCCCGTATCCGGAGAGACCTTGCACGTCTACAAGGGGGGTTACTGGGAGGCGAAGGACCAAGGCAGCTGGGAAATTTGCCCCGACATCTTCTGA
- the osbp gene encoding oxysterol-binding protein 1 isoform X12, with protein MSEPKPPTPTPGDTYKGWLFKWTNYIKGYQRRWFVLSNGLLSYYRTQAEMGHTCRGTINLATANIAVEDSCNFVISNGGAQTYHLKASSEVERQRWITALELAKAKAVRMQAESDDSGDDCSTAPPTAGQGGGCRNSEIQSTLRTMGSKVEDLTTCNDLIVKHGSALQRSLSELEGIRVGGDMGEKIRQVTERATLFRITSNAMINACRDFLGMAQTHSKRWQKALMTERDQRIRLEETLEQLAKQHNHLERAFRGATVLPSSFSNPALGNKGGVSGKGDASDEDDDNEFFDAMEDPAEFITVPADPKYHRSGSNLSGFSSETGIDDQSVNFDELSLASNPESPQSLELEPVRQRRTHIPDKPNYYLNLWSIMKNCIGKELSKIPMPVNFNEPLSMLQRLSEDLEYYELLDKGAKCQSSLEQMCYVAAFTVSSYSTTVHRTGKPFNPLLGETFELDRLRECGYRSLCEQVSHHPPAAAHHAISEKGWTLRQEISLASKFRGKYLSIMPLGSIQCLFDKSDNHYSWKKVTTTVHNIIVGKLWIDQSGEIDVVNHKTGDRCHLKFAPYSYFSRDVPRKVTGVVTDKDGKAHYVLSGTWDEKMELSRVMQSSKGENGTEGKQRTVYQTLKAKEIWRKNPLPEGAENMYFFSTLALTLNEFEEGVAPTDSRRRPDQRLMEDGRWDEANAEKQRLEEKQRTARREREREAVKVACSPEEGAHQDNYQALWFEKLDDPVSGETLHVYKGGYWEAKDQGSWEICPDIF; from the exons ATGTCAGAGCCGAAGCCCCCGACTCCGACCCCTGGAGACACGTACAAGGGTTGGCTCTTCAAATGGACTAACTACATAAAAGGTTATCAGAGACGCTGGTTTGTTTTGAGCAATGGACTGCTGTCGTATTACAG GACCCAGGCAGAGATGGGTCACACATGCAGAGGCACCATCAACTTGGCCACGGCCAATATTGCTGTGGAGGACTCGTGCAATTTTGTCATTTCCAACGGCGGAGCGCAAACCTACCACCTGAAGGCCAGCTCAGAGGTGGAGCGACAGCGATGGATCACGGCGCTCGAGCTTGCCAAAGCAAAGGCTGTTCGCATGCAGGCCGAATCTG ATGACTCCGGTGACGATTGTTCCACAGCTCCACCCACCGCAGGACAGGGTGGGGGCTGCCGTAACTCAGAAATCCAGTCCACACTTCGAACAATGGGCAGCAAGGTGGAGGACCTCACCACCTGCAACGATCTCATTGTCAAGCATGGTTCTGCCCTTCAAAG GTCTTTGTCAGAACTGGAGGGGATTCGTGTTGGAGGCGACATGGGGGAGAAGATCAGACAAGTCACAGAGAGGGCCACACTGTTCCGAATCACCTCTAATGCCATGATCAAC GCATGTCGAGACTTCCTCGGCATGGCCCAGACCCACAGTAAGCGCTGGCAGAAGGCCTTAATGACCGAGAGAGACCAGAGGATACGGTTGGAGGAGACTCTGGAGCAGCTGGCTAAACAGCACAACCATTTGGAGCGAGCTTTCAGAGGAGCTACTGTTCTCCCCTCTTCATTCAGCAATCCCGCTTTAGGTAACAAAG GTGGTGTTTCAGGAAAGGGGGATGCCAGTGACGAGGATGATGACAATGAGTTCTTTGATGCTATGGAAGATCCAGCAGAGTTTATAACTGTCCCTGCTGACCCCAAGTATCACAG ATCTGGCAGTAATCTTAGTGGGTTCAGCAGTGAGACCGGGATTGACGatcagtctgtgaat TTTGATGAACTGTCTTTGGCATCTAATCCGGAGTCTCCTCAGTCTCTGGAGCTAGAGCCAGTTCGACAGAGACGGACTCATATTCCTGACAAGCCCAACTATTACCTCAATCTGTGGAGCATCATGAAGAATTGCATTGGAAAGGAGCTCTCAAAGATACCAATGCCT GTAAATTTCAATGAGCCCCTCTCCATGCTGCAACGTCTGTCCGAAGACCTGGAATACTACGAGCTGCTGGACAAGGGTGCTAAATGTCAGAGTTCTCTGGAGCAGATGTGTTACGTCGCCGCTTTCACGGTCTCCTCCTACTCTACGACTGTCCACCGCACAGGGAAACCCTTCAATCCACTGCTGGGAGAAACCTTTGAGCTCGACCGACTCAGAGAGTGTGGCTACCGCTCCCTGTGTGAGCAG GTGAGTCACCACccacctgctgcagctcatcatgccATCTCTGAGAAGGGTTGGACACTCAGACAGGAAATAAGTCTGGCCAGCAAGTTTAGAGGAAAATATCTCTCTATCATGCCCCTGG GTTCTatccagtgtttgtttgataagAGCGACAATCACTACTCTTGGAAAAAAGTAACTACAACAGTCCACAACATTATTGTGGGGAAACTGTGGATCGATCAG TCAGGGGAGATAGATGTGGTGAACCACAAGACAGGAGATCGCTGCCACCTCAAGTTTGCTCCCTACAGTTACTTCTCCAGAGATGTACCCAGAAAG GTAACCGGAGTAGTAACAGATAAGGATGGAAAGGCCCACTATGTGCTGTCAGGAACATGGGACGAGAAGATGGAGTTGTCTCGGGTAATGCAGAGCAGTAAAGGCGAGAACGGCACAGAGGGCAAACAGAGGACTGTGTATCAGACCCTCAAAGCCAAAGAAATCTggagaaagaacccattacc agagggagcagagaacATGTACTTCTTCTCCACACTGGCCTTGACTCTCAATGAATTTGAGGAGGGAGTGGCGCCAACAGACAGTCGTCGTCGCCCTGACCAGCGGTTAATGGAGGACGGCCGCTGGGACGAGGCTAACGCAGAGAAACAGAGGCTAGAAGAAAAACAGCGCACGGCCCGtagagaaagggagagggaaGCCGTTAAAGTCGCCTGCTCACCTGAGGAAG gTGCCCATCAAGACAACTACCAAGCCCTGTGGTTTGAGAAGTTAGATGACCCCGTATCCGGAGAGACCTTGCACGTCTACAAGGGGGGTTACTGGGAGGCGAAGGACCAAGGCAGCTGGGAAATTTGCCCCGACATCTTCTGA
- the osbp gene encoding oxysterol-binding protein 1 isoform X7, whose product MSEPKPPTPTPGDTYKGWLFKWTNYIKGYQRRWFVLSNGLLSYYRTQAEMGHTCRGTINLATANIAVEDSCNFVISNGGAQTYHLKASSEVERQRWITALELAKAKAVRMQAESDDSGDDCSTAPPTAGQGGGCRNSEIQSTLRTMGSKVEDLTTCNDLIVKHGSALQRSLSELEGIRVGGDMGEKIRQVTERATLFRITSNAMINACRDFLGMAQTHSKRWQKALMTERDQRIRLEETLEQLAKQHNHLERAFRGATVLPSSFSNPALGNKGGVSGKGDASDEDDDNEFFDAMEDPAEFITVPADPKYHRRSGSNLSGFSSETGIDDQSVNFDELSLASNPESPQSLELEPVRQRRTHIPDKPNYYLNLWSIMKNCIGKELSKIPMPVNFNEPLSMLQRLSEDLEYYELLDKGAKCQSSLEQMCYVAAFTVSSYSTTVHRTGKPFNPLLGETFELDRLRECGYRSLCEQVSHHPPAAAHHAISEKGWTLRQEISLASKFRGKYLSIMPLGSIQCLFDKSDNHYSWKKVTTTVHNIIVGKLWIDQSGEIDVVNHKTGDRCHLKFAPYSYFSRDVPRKVTGVVTDKDGKAHYVLSGTWDEKMELSRVMQSSKGENGTEGKQRTVYQTLKAKEIWRKNPLPEGAENMYFFSTLALTLNEFEEGVAPTDSRRRPDQRLMEDGRWDEANAEKQRLEEKQRTARREREREAVKVACSPEEADAQETGTEASEVTDETDTEDSPPHTPVACAHQDNYQALWFEKLDDPVSGETLHVYKGGYWEAKDQGSWEICPDIF is encoded by the exons ATGTCAGAGCCGAAGCCCCCGACTCCGACCCCTGGAGACACGTACAAGGGTTGGCTCTTCAAATGGACTAACTACATAAAAGGTTATCAGAGACGCTGGTTTGTTTTGAGCAATGGACTGCTGTCGTATTACAG GACCCAGGCAGAGATGGGTCACACATGCAGAGGCACCATCAACTTGGCCACGGCCAATATTGCTGTGGAGGACTCGTGCAATTTTGTCATTTCCAACGGCGGAGCGCAAACCTACCACCTGAAGGCCAGCTCAGAGGTGGAGCGACAGCGATGGATCACGGCGCTCGAGCTTGCCAAAGCAAAGGCTGTTCGCATGCAGGCCGAATCTG ATGACTCCGGTGACGATTGTTCCACAGCTCCACCCACCGCAGGACAGGGTGGGGGCTGCCGTAACTCAGAAATCCAGTCCACACTTCGAACAATGGGCAGCAAGGTGGAGGACCTCACCACCTGCAACGATCTCATTGTCAAGCATGGTTCTGCCCTTCAAAG GTCTTTGTCAGAACTGGAGGGGATTCGTGTTGGAGGCGACATGGGGGAGAAGATCAGACAAGTCACAGAGAGGGCCACACTGTTCCGAATCACCTCTAATGCCATGATCAAC GCATGTCGAGACTTCCTCGGCATGGCCCAGACCCACAGTAAGCGCTGGCAGAAGGCCTTAATGACCGAGAGAGACCAGAGGATACGGTTGGAGGAGACTCTGGAGCAGCTGGCTAAACAGCACAACCATTTGGAGCGAGCTTTCAGAGGAGCTACTGTTCTCCCCTCTTCATTCAGCAATCCCGCTTTAGGTAACAAAG GTGGTGTTTCAGGAAAGGGGGATGCCAGTGACGAGGATGATGACAATGAGTTCTTTGATGCTATGGAAGATCCAGCAGAGTTTATAACTGTCCCTGCTGACCCCAAGTATCACAG AAGATCTGGCAGTAATCTTAGTGGGTTCAGCAGTGAGACCGGGATTGACGatcagtctgtgaat TTTGATGAACTGTCTTTGGCATCTAATCCGGAGTCTCCTCAGTCTCTGGAGCTAGAGCCAGTTCGACAGAGACGGACTCATATTCCTGACAAGCCCAACTATTACCTCAATCTGTGGAGCATCATGAAGAATTGCATTGGAAAGGAGCTCTCAAAGATACCAATGCCT GTAAATTTCAATGAGCCCCTCTCCATGCTGCAACGTCTGTCCGAAGACCTGGAATACTACGAGCTGCTGGACAAGGGTGCTAAATGTCAGAGTTCTCTGGAGCAGATGTGTTACGTCGCCGCTTTCACGGTCTCCTCCTACTCTACGACTGTCCACCGCACAGGGAAACCCTTCAATCCACTGCTGGGAGAAACCTTTGAGCTCGACCGACTCAGAGAGTGTGGCTACCGCTCCCTGTGTGAGCAG GTGAGTCACCACccacctgctgcagctcatcatgccATCTCTGAGAAGGGTTGGACACTCAGACAGGAAATAAGTCTGGCCAGCAAGTTTAGAGGAAAATATCTCTCTATCATGCCCCTGG GTTCTatccagtgtttgtttgataagAGCGACAATCACTACTCTTGGAAAAAAGTAACTACAACAGTCCACAACATTATTGTGGGGAAACTGTGGATCGATCAG TCAGGGGAGATAGATGTGGTGAACCACAAGACAGGAGATCGCTGCCACCTCAAGTTTGCTCCCTACAGTTACTTCTCCAGAGATGTACCCAGAAAG GTAACCGGAGTAGTAACAGATAAGGATGGAAAGGCCCACTATGTGCTGTCAGGAACATGGGACGAGAAGATGGAGTTGTCTCGGGTAATGCAGAGCAGTAAAGGCGAGAACGGCACAGAGGGCAAACAGAGGACTGTGTATCAGACCCTCAAAGCCAAAGAAATCTggagaaagaacccattacc agagggagcagagaacATGTACTTCTTCTCCACACTGGCCTTGACTCTCAATGAATTTGAGGAGGGAGTGGCGCCAACAGACAGTCGTCGTCGCCCTGACCAGCGGTTAATGGAGGACGGCCGCTGGGACGAGGCTAACGCAGAGAAACAGAGGCTAGAAGAAAAACAGCGCACGGCCCGtagagaaagggagagggaaGCCGTTAAAGTCGCCTGCTCACCTGAGGAAG CTGATGCACAGGAGACTGGCACAGAAGCAAGTGAGGTTACTGATGAAA CTGACACAGAGGACTCTCCCCCTCATACACCTGTTGCAT gTGCCCATCAAGACAACTACCAAGCCCTGTGGTTTGAGAAGTTAGATGACCCCGTATCCGGAGAGACCTTGCACGTCTACAAGGGGGGTTACTGGGAGGCGAAGGACCAAGGCAGCTGGGAAATTTGCCCCGACATCTTCTGA
- the osbp gene encoding oxysterol-binding protein 1 isoform X6, with product MSEPKPPTPTPGDTYKGWLFKWTNYIKGYQRRWFVLSNGLLSYYRTQAEMGHTCRGTINLATANIAVEDSCNFVISNGGAQTYHLKASSEVERQRWITALELAKAKAVRMQAESDDSGDDCSTAPPTAGQGGGCRNSEIQSTLRTMGSKVEDLTTCNDLIVKHGSALQRSLSELEGIRVGGDMGEKIRQVTERATLFRITSNAMINACRDFLGMAQTHSKRWQKALMTERDQRIRLEETLEQLAKQHNHLERAFRGATVLPSSFSNPALGNKGGVSGKGDASDEDDDNEFFDAMEDPAEFITVPADPKYHRRSGSNLSGFSSETGIDDQSVNFDELSLASNPESPQSLELEPVRQRRTHIPDKPNYYLNLWSIMKNCIGKELSKIPMPVNFNEPLSMLQRLSEDLEYYELLDKGAKCQSSLEQMCYVAAFTVSSYSTTVHRTGKPFNPLLGETFELDRLRECGYRSLCEQVSHHPPAAAHHAISEKGWTLRQEISLASKFRGKYLSIMPLGSIQCLFDKSDNHYSWKKVTTTVHNIIVGKLWIDQSGEIDVVNHKTGDRCHLKFAPYSYFSRDVPRKVTGVVTDKDGKAHYVLSGTWDEKMELSRVMQSSKGENGTEGKQRTVYQTLKAKEIWRKNPLPEGAENMYFFSTLALTLNEFEEGVAPTDSRRRPDQRLMEDGRWDEANAEKQRLEEKQRTARREREREAVKVACSPEEAVTEDSVNDSPLKTDAQETGTEASEVTDESAHQDNYQALWFEKLDDPVSGETLHVYKGGYWEAKDQGSWEICPDIF from the exons ATGTCAGAGCCGAAGCCCCCGACTCCGACCCCTGGAGACACGTACAAGGGTTGGCTCTTCAAATGGACTAACTACATAAAAGGTTATCAGAGACGCTGGTTTGTTTTGAGCAATGGACTGCTGTCGTATTACAG GACCCAGGCAGAGATGGGTCACACATGCAGAGGCACCATCAACTTGGCCACGGCCAATATTGCTGTGGAGGACTCGTGCAATTTTGTCATTTCCAACGGCGGAGCGCAAACCTACCACCTGAAGGCCAGCTCAGAGGTGGAGCGACAGCGATGGATCACGGCGCTCGAGCTTGCCAAAGCAAAGGCTGTTCGCATGCAGGCCGAATCTG ATGACTCCGGTGACGATTGTTCCACAGCTCCACCCACCGCAGGACAGGGTGGGGGCTGCCGTAACTCAGAAATCCAGTCCACACTTCGAACAATGGGCAGCAAGGTGGAGGACCTCACCACCTGCAACGATCTCATTGTCAAGCATGGTTCTGCCCTTCAAAG GTCTTTGTCAGAACTGGAGGGGATTCGTGTTGGAGGCGACATGGGGGAGAAGATCAGACAAGTCACAGAGAGGGCCACACTGTTCCGAATCACCTCTAATGCCATGATCAAC GCATGTCGAGACTTCCTCGGCATGGCCCAGACCCACAGTAAGCGCTGGCAGAAGGCCTTAATGACCGAGAGAGACCAGAGGATACGGTTGGAGGAGACTCTGGAGCAGCTGGCTAAACAGCACAACCATTTGGAGCGAGCTTTCAGAGGAGCTACTGTTCTCCCCTCTTCATTCAGCAATCCCGCTTTAGGTAACAAAG GTGGTGTTTCAGGAAAGGGGGATGCCAGTGACGAGGATGATGACAATGAGTTCTTTGATGCTATGGAAGATCCAGCAGAGTTTATAACTGTCCCTGCTGACCCCAAGTATCACAG AAGATCTGGCAGTAATCTTAGTGGGTTCAGCAGTGAGACCGGGATTGACGatcagtctgtgaat TTTGATGAACTGTCTTTGGCATCTAATCCGGAGTCTCCTCAGTCTCTGGAGCTAGAGCCAGTTCGACAGAGACGGACTCATATTCCTGACAAGCCCAACTATTACCTCAATCTGTGGAGCATCATGAAGAATTGCATTGGAAAGGAGCTCTCAAAGATACCAATGCCT GTAAATTTCAATGAGCCCCTCTCCATGCTGCAACGTCTGTCCGAAGACCTGGAATACTACGAGCTGCTGGACAAGGGTGCTAAATGTCAGAGTTCTCTGGAGCAGATGTGTTACGTCGCCGCTTTCACGGTCTCCTCCTACTCTACGACTGTCCACCGCACAGGGAAACCCTTCAATCCACTGCTGGGAGAAACCTTTGAGCTCGACCGACTCAGAGAGTGTGGCTACCGCTCCCTGTGTGAGCAG GTGAGTCACCACccacctgctgcagctcatcatgccATCTCTGAGAAGGGTTGGACACTCAGACAGGAAATAAGTCTGGCCAGCAAGTTTAGAGGAAAATATCTCTCTATCATGCCCCTGG GTTCTatccagtgtttgtttgataagAGCGACAATCACTACTCTTGGAAAAAAGTAACTACAACAGTCCACAACATTATTGTGGGGAAACTGTGGATCGATCAG TCAGGGGAGATAGATGTGGTGAACCACAAGACAGGAGATCGCTGCCACCTCAAGTTTGCTCCCTACAGTTACTTCTCCAGAGATGTACCCAGAAAG GTAACCGGAGTAGTAACAGATAAGGATGGAAAGGCCCACTATGTGCTGTCAGGAACATGGGACGAGAAGATGGAGTTGTCTCGGGTAATGCAGAGCAGTAAAGGCGAGAACGGCACAGAGGGCAAACAGAGGACTGTGTATCAGACCCTCAAAGCCAAAGAAATCTggagaaagaacccattacc agagggagcagagaacATGTACTTCTTCTCCACACTGGCCTTGACTCTCAATGAATTTGAGGAGGGAGTGGCGCCAACAGACAGTCGTCGTCGCCCTGACCAGCGGTTAATGGAGGACGGCCGCTGGGACGAGGCTAACGCAGAGAAACAGAGGCTAGAAGAAAAACAGCGCACGGCCCGtagagaaagggagagggaaGCCGTTAAAGTCGCCTGCTCACCTGAGGAAG CTGTCACTGAGGATTCAGTCAATGACTCACCCTTGAAAA CTGATGCACAGGAGACTGGCACAGAAGCAAGTGAGGTTACTGATGAAA gTGCCCATCAAGACAACTACCAAGCCCTGTGGTTTGAGAAGTTAGATGACCCCGTATCCGGAGAGACCTTGCACGTCTACAAGGGGGGTTACTGGGAGGCGAAGGACCAAGGCAGCTGGGAAATTTGCCCCGACATCTTCTGA